The genomic window CGCGCGGCCCCGGTCCCGTCGCCGATCGGGATTCGACTGTCGTCGGCCATCGGATTCCAGCCGCTGCTGCTGGTGTATTCCGCGGAAAGCCCGTCGGACTGGCAGCGGACGGCGAAGTTCTACTGGACCCTGGACGGCGAGGACATCGGCGCGGGCGTGAACGGGCAGCGCATGATCGCGCACGCGGGCGACTACCAGCTTGGCCTCCGGGTGGTGACGGCGGCCGGGGCGGAGCATCACGCGACGCGGCAGATTCGTGTGCTCAAGAGCCTGGAGACGAGCGCCGTACCAACGTCGGTGGCGCCGTAGCGCTCGTCCGGCGTGCCGTGGTGCACCGTGCGGTAGTGCAGAATGTCGGAATACCAGAAGAACCTGTGGGCGCCGTGGCGGATGGAGTACATCGCGAGCCTGGGACCGAACGCGGACAATGGCTGCTTTCTCTGCCGCGCCATCGCGGCCCCACAGGCCGACGCGGAGAACCACGTCCTGTGGCGCTGCCCGCAGACCCTCACCCTGCTGAACCTGTTCCCCTATAGCACCGGCCACGTGCTGGTGGCACCTACCACACACGTCGGTGAGCCGGAGGACCTGCCGGACGCCGTGCTGCTCGAGATGATGCAGCGCGCCCGCGACGCCAAGCGCGTGCTGCAGGCGGCCGTCGAAGCACAGGGGTTCAACATCGGCATCAACCTGGGACGGTGTGCCGGGGCCGGCCTGCCGGGCCACCTGCACATGCACGTGGTACCGCGCTGGAACGGCGACGTGAACTTCATGTCGGTGCTGGGGGACGTGAAGGTCATGCCGCGGACGCTGGTCGAGGTCCGCCGGCTGTTCCTGGAAAAAGCGGCGGAACTGGGCCTGGGACAGGCACACTGACGCGGTCGCGGATTGGGGCAGGCAAGCTTGGCACGGTTTGGGCGGCAACGTGAATATGACCAGTCGCTCCTCAACGTCGGCGCGCAGCGCTTGTAGGTGAATTGGGGGCTTGGTTAGCTGCGGGGCGTGCGCTTCAACCGTTGGCCCAAGATCACGCTGCTCACGCAGACGGCGCGGGTGCAGGCGCGGTGGATACGGCGCGACGCTCGGCCGCGGTGCCCCAGAGCAGGAACACGCCCAGCACGATCAGCATGAGCAGGTGCGCACCCATCAGGCGCGGCTCCGGACGAATCCACGCCAGCATCCCCGCCAGCCAGATGAGCAGGCCGGCGCGCCCAATCCAGCGCTCCCGCGCGCTCTCCACGTGGGCCGCCAACTGTGCGAACAGCACCACTGCGGGAAACGCCCAGACGAGGTAATACTGACGCAGCAGCGGCGAGAACACCATCAGGCCAAGCATGTAGACGGCGGCCTCGGCATGTCGGCGACGCACGGACAACTGGGGCCAGGCGCGCCGTGTACTTACCAGCAGCGCAATGCCCAAGGCGGCCGTGATGCCGGCGGCGATGCCGCGTGACGTCTCGGGGGCGAGCTGCACCGGCTGCCACGGCGTGGGATAGCGGTGCGCGGCCCAGGTCCAGCGCGCGAGCACCTGCACGATGGACTGATTGCGGTGGTTGATGAAATGCTCAGGCAGATCCATGTTCAACAGGCCGCGCGCCGAATCGCCGCGCGCGTTGAGTTCCCACCACTGGCGCTGGTACTCCGCCGTGCGCTGCGGCCCGAATGCGAGCAGCGGCGGCAGGACGAGCAGCGCCGCGCCCGCGAGCACGAACGCCACCGCCGCCGACCAGCGGCGCTTGAGCAGCAGCCACGGCAGGAAAACCAGGGGGAGCAGCTTCAGCACGGCGGCGGCCGCGAGGATGCCGCCGGCGACCCAGGGCTGGTTGCGGTCGAGGGCGCTTAGGCCGCCGAGCAGCATCGCCAGCACGAAGAAGCTGAGCTGGTTGAAGCGCGCGGCTTCGATGAACGCCGGCAGCGCTACCGCCGTCGCGACTGCGAAGACCAGCGTCGTGCGCAGCGCGGCCTCGGTCGGGTTCGCGTGCTCGGCCACGCCCCACCGTCGCAGCACGCGCAGGCTGTAGCCGAGGGCCGCCACCTGCGCCACCGACCACAGCAGGGCGGCCGGCACACGTCCGAGCGCCGTGATGGGG from Phycisphaerae bacterium includes these protein-coding regions:
- a CDS encoding DUF2029 domain-containing protein — translated: MPEPRRYERALRLGLVVLLVALGVLSFHRATREKFDFHHFYLDARYVWDHGGLNPNVVPFPRSDEDRQLPFYLPTVPTALAPITALGRVPAALLWSVAQVAALGYSLRVLRRWGVAEHANPTEAALRTTLVFAVATAVALPAFIEAARFNQLSFFVLAMLLGGLSALDRNQPWVAGGILAAAAVLKLLPLVFLPWLLLKRRWSAAVAFVLAGAALLVLPPLLAFGPQRTAEYQRQWWELNARGDSARGLLNMDLPEHFINHRNQSIVQVLARWTWAAHRYPTPWQPVQLAPETSRGIAAGITAALGIALLVSTRRAWPQLSVRRRHAEAAVYMLGLMVFSPLLRQYYLVWAFPAVVLFAQLAAHVESARERWIGRAGLLIWLAGMLAWIRPEPRLMGAHLLMLIVLGVFLLWGTAAERRAVSTAPAPAPSA
- a CDS encoding HIT domain-containing protein — protein: MSEYQKNLWAPWRMEYIASLGPNADNGCFLCRAIAAPQADAENHVLWRCPQTLTLLNLFPYSTGHVLVAPTTHVGEPEDLPDAVLLEMMQRARDAKRVLQAAVEAQGFNIGINLGRCAGAGLPGHLHMHVVPRWNGDVNFMSVLGDVKVMPRTLVEVRRLFLEKAAELGLGQAH